DNA sequence from the Arthrobacter jinronghuae genome:
GCGGAAACCACTGTTTCCGCCCATTGTAAATACACGGTCTACTTGAGAGTTTACCGGTGAACCGACCCCCACCCCGCCACGTACCTACCGATTGGACGGCCTGTTGTCCGGCACTACCCAGCCGCGTGTTCCCCTGGGCGGCTTTGATGCCACCACTGCCGGCCTAGGCTCCATCGTCGGTGCGGGCGCGTTCGTCGCCTTCGCTCCGGCTGCGGCTGCAGCAGGACCGGCGCTGGGCGCGGGCCTCGGCATCGCCGCGGTTGTGGCCTTCCTCTGCGGGCTCTCCACCTTCCAGCTCAGCAGGGCCGTCTCACGCCGGCTCCCCGAGGACCGCGGCGGGGACGCCACGGCGCGCACGGCCGCGAGGATCCTGCTGGGGCCATACAGTGGTTTCCTTTCCGGCTGGACCCTGGTCTGGGCGTTGCTGCTTTCCTCGGCTGTCCTGGCACTCGCGTTCGGCGCTTATGTATTTCCTGAGCACCCCAAGGCCGGCGCGGCTGGGGCCGTGATTGTTATGGCCGCAGTGAACCTGCTGGGAGTGAACAGGGGTTCCTGGGTTACCCGCTTCATAGTGGCCTTTGTCTTCAGCGTCCTGGCCTTCACCGTGGTGGTGCTCTTCAACGAGGCACCTCACCAGCCGCTGCGGGTGGGTGCGGAGATTGAGGCCAGCACCTCGGGTGTGCTGCAGGCAGCCGGGCTGCTGTTCTTCCTTTTCTCCGGGTACACGCGGCTGGCCACGCTGGGTTCGGGTGTACGTAATCCCTCACGCAACCTGCCGATCGCGATCCCCGCTGCCATTGCCGTGGCCTTCGCACTGTATTGGTTCATGGGTTCCTCAATGCTGGCCTACTACGGTGCGGCTGCCCTGTCCGCCGAGACCGCTCCCCTGCTTGATCCGCTGGAGAGCGTGGGCGCAGGCGTGGGTACGGGGGCCGTCATCCTTGCCGTTGCCGCCGCCGCCCTGGGCGGACTGTGGTCGCTGATGGAATCGGCAGGCCGGACAGCCTCCGACATGGCCGCCGACCGTGACCTTCCCCCCTTCTTCGGTTGGTCCAGGGAATCCCGCTTCGGCCGCGGACAGACCCCCTGGGCTGCAGAAGCCGCGGCCGCCGCCGTCGTCCTGATGCTTGTCGTGCTGGGGGATCTGGACGCCCTGCTGGGGATGGCGTCCTTCGCCCTCCTGTTCTACGCGGCCATCACCACTGTGTGTGCTTTCACGCTGAAGGACCGCACGCGCTACGCACCCCGGGTCCTGAACCTGGCCGGCGCCTTGGGCGCGCTGCTGCTGGCCCTCGCCCTGCCGCCCGTGTCCATCAGCCTGACCCTGATCATCCTCGTGGCGGGGCTCGTGGTCCGGTTGAGCTTCCGGCGGCCGCGGACCCCCAGGACCCCGCCGCCGTTCTAGGCCCGCCTAGGCGCCGGCCGCCTCCCATGCACGGACTTCGCCCAGCAGCTCGGCGCGGCGTCCGGCAGACGCGAACGAAGCTTCAATGGAGTTGGCGGCCAAGAGGGCAAGCTGCGCCCTGCTGAGCCCGAAGGTTTCCTGCACCGCCCGGAAATTGTCATCCACGTAGCCGTCAAAGTAGGCCGGGTCATCCGAGTTCACGGAAATATTCAGGCCGTGTTCGAGCATCCGCGGCAAGGGATGCTCTGCCAGCCCCGGCACCGCCTGCAGCCGCACGTTGGACAGCGGGCAGACGGTCAGCGGCACTTTCTCCCGGACCAGGCGGTCCACGAGGTCCGGGTCATCCAGGCAGCGGATCCCGTGGTCGATGCGGTCTGCCTGAAGCAGGTCCAGTGCCTCCTCGATGTAGGCGGGCGGGCCTTCCTCGCCCGCGTGCGCTACGCTCCGCAGCCCTGCCTCCCGGGCACGCCGGTACAGGTCTATGAACGACGACGGCGGGTTCCCTACTTCCGCAGAGTCCAGGCCGATCCCGATGATCGGCGCGCCCATGGCCAGCAGTTCCTCCAGCACCTCCAGCGCTTCGGCCACCGGGTGGTCGCGCAGGAACGCGGCAATCAGCTCGGTGGAGATCCCGAATTCTTCCTCGCTGCGGGCCAAAGCCGCCCAGACGCCGCCCACAGACACACTCAGCGGGACGCCGCGGACAAGGTGCGCCTGCGGATCCATCATCATCTCCACATGCCGCACCCCGGCCGCCGAGGCCCGGCGGAGGTAGGCGCGGGTCATGTCGGTGAAATCCGCCTCGGTCCGCAGCACATCCATATTGGAGTAATAGAGGTCCAGGAAGGACTGCAGGTCCGTGAACCGGTACCGCGCACGGAGGTCCTCGAGGCTGTCGTAGGGCAGGTCGAGGCCGTTGCGGGCGGCCAGTTCGAAGATCAGCTCCGGTT
Encoded proteins:
- a CDS encoding APC family permease, translated to MSGTTQPRVPLGGFDATTAGLGSIVGAGAFVAFAPAAAAAGPALGAGLGIAAVVAFLCGLSTFQLSRAVSRRLPEDRGGDATARTAARILLGPYSGFLSGWTLVWALLLSSAVLALAFGAYVFPEHPKAGAAGAVIVMAAVNLLGVNRGSWVTRFIVAFVFSVLAFTVVVLFNEAPHQPLRVGAEIEASTSGVLQAAGLLFFLFSGYTRLATLGSGVRNPSRNLPIAIPAAIAVAFALYWFMGSSMLAYYGAAALSAETAPLLDPLESVGAGVGTGAVILAVAAAALGGLWSLMESAGRTASDMAADRDLPPFFGWSRESRFGRGQTPWAAEAAAAAVVLMLVVLGDLDALLGMASFALLFYAAITTVCAFTLKDRTRYAPRVLNLAGALGALLLALALPPVSISLTLIILVAGLVVRLSFRRPRTPRTPPPF
- a CDS encoding adenosine deaminase gives rise to the protein MPVDLLPTPPCAELHLHIEGTLEPELIFELAARNGLDLPYDSLEDLRARYRFTDLQSFLDLYYSNMDVLRTEADFTDMTRAYLRRASAAGVRHVEMMMDPQAHLVRGVPLSVSVGGVWAALARSEEEFGISTELIAAFLRDHPVAEALEVLEELLAMGAPIIGIGLDSAEVGNPPSSFIDLYRRAREAGLRSVAHAGEEGPPAYIEEALDLLQADRIDHGIRCLDDPDLVDRLVREKVPLTVCPLSNVRLQAVPGLAEHPLPRMLEHGLNISVNSDDPAYFDGYVDDNFRAVQETFGLSRAQLALLAANSIEASFASAGRRAELLGEVRAWEAAGA